In the Pongo abelii isolate AG06213 chromosome 18, NHGRI_mPonAbe1-v2.0_pri, whole genome shotgun sequence genome, gggagtcaggGCTGACGGCCAGGATGATGAGCCGGTTCCCCAGCACCATGACCAGGCACATGGACAGGAACAGCCCAGCGACGACCGGCTGCAGTTCTGGATCCTCTGAGAGTTCGAGGAGGAGGAATATAGAGACATCTGTTAGATTCTGTGGGTCTGTATCGTTTGGACATCTTTTGCCTAGAAAAGAGGGTTGAAAAATCGGAAACAAGTAAACCAACAGCCGGCATTGCGTCTGCATTTTGGATACAAGGAATTCAGAAGTAATGTTTGCAGATTTCAGAGCAATCCACACTCAGCAACATTTGGTAGTTCTGACAAACTCAATTGCCATATAATGCTTTCAACATCGATTGCTGTGTTATTCACGTCTTGCTGTACACACCTGCCTTAGAGACACTAGCTTCAAGAACATTCCAGGAACCAGATCATCGTATATAACAAATTCGTTATTGCTAGAAAATACAGCCTATGTTTTCCGAAGAAAGAGATGTAATAAAACCATTGTCTTCACTTTAAGGAAAAGGTTATCCTAATTAAAGGAAATTAGgaactcaaatattttgtttattcttctagaTTGATATAAATTCCCTTGATGTAGACCATTCGTAAACACTGTATaacagctgagaccatgccatctggaaatgaaatgatAGTTGAGAGTTCATAAGCAGGAAATAGTTCCACAGGCCAGTTAGGTcctagtgatttcatcattgtgttttctgacttttctccttcaagagagtaattgcttcctcaaatcggtgggtcttgttttaaaattcatggaaGCTCTAACTCCTGTCCTTAGCTTAGGTGGACTTAGAGTATCCATCAGAAAgtttggctggatgcggtggctcacgcctgtaatcccagcactttgggaggccgaggagggcggatcacggggtcaggagatcaagaccatcctggccaacatggtgaaaccccgcctctgctaaaagtacaaaaacttctCCCGGTAtggcggcacgcgcctgtagtcccagctactcgggaggctgaggcaggagaatggcttgaacctgggaggcagagactacagtgagccgagatcacacccctgcccgccagcctgggcaacgagagcaaaactccgtctcaaaaaacaaaaaacaaaaagaagtaagtCAAAGTCACGCTGATGACAGCCAATTTTGGTGAAGCAAGGAAGTGTCAGTTCAATCATCAACATAGatgtttgcttttgctgcctcctATGTGCCAAGCAAGATATCGGCTCTGGGGAATCAGAAACCAAAGAGACTCACTTGTTCCTCTCACAGTACTCAGTACTTACTGAGAGAAGGACGAAACAAAATGTCCTGTCTGGAATGCAGGGAAACCAGAACTTCAGGTCAGGGGATATTTACGTTGAATTGTGTGGAGTTGAAGCTGAAAATCTTAAGGAATGTATCTAAAATCCACTTTGCCTTTACTTTATGCATCCGTCAGCTAGAGATCACGCAGCGGGCACCCACGATCGGCTTAATCATCGCTCACTTCCATTGGATCAACTGGAAATCAAGTCAGATGAGAGTGCTGAGTCTCAGAGGACGGACGTCTCACCCCTTGCCACACAGAGAAGTAGAAAGGGCGGTATTCAAAATTCATGGCCAGACTCTAAGTCCCGGGTACTATACTTCCTGGTCTTCTAACTCCCAAAAATtgtgggttttttgggttttggttttgttttcgttgttttgagacagagtctcattctgttgcccaggctggagtgcggtggagggatctcggctcactgcaacttctgcatcccgggttcaagctattctcctgtctcaacctgccgagtagctgagatgacaggcgcccgccactacacccggctaatttttttctattttgaatagagacggggtttcaccatgttggccaggctggtcttgaacccctgaccttgtgattcacctgcctcagcctcccaaagggctgggattacaggcgtgagccaccgcaccccgcttCCAAAAGTTTTCAGCAGAGCTCAGAGTTCTTAACCACAGGCACATCGGAGGAGCATTTTTGAAACGCTTTCCAGCTTCCTCAATAGGAATGGAAGCCAAACTCCGAATTGATGACTCCTTTGAAGAAGTCGAGAGCTGTAAGGAAAGCCAGGAacaggggaaagggagagatgcaTCCCGAATGATCCTGTGCCCATTCTTTCTGGAAtccttgatgtgatctcagctgcccTTTCTATACTTGACACAGTGATTGTGGCACCCACTGGTCTAGCTGTGGTCTTACAAGGAGCCCCCAAAGGGAAGGGCACAGTGAGCAGGGGCACCCACCTGAGTGACAAGGATTTGAGAGGGCAGGTTGGTTGCAGGGAGAGGACTGGCCAAATGCCATGTGTCTGGACTTAGACTGCCCGGTTCAAATTGGACCTCGCCctttttgacttcatgatctaGTACGAGTTCTATGAAAAGGCGTTGATCCTTTTCTAGTCTGTAAAATCATCATGAAATGTGCACTAATAAAGTGGAGACTACGCAGATGAGATGAAACAAACTGCATAGAGCATagagctcagagcctggcctTCAGGAAGCCCTCAATAACGGTTCATGATGCCATGGTGTCTGTCGTCATCCTCTTTGTCCTCATCATCACCTTCATAATCTTTTTGTCGTTCTTAGGGAATAGTTTAGAGGGACTGATTCCCTGCTATCATGGGTGAGATGTCTATGAAAAGGACAACCAGTGGGGGAGGAAAGCAAAATTTTGAATAAGATGTCTGAGACCCCCATCACAACCAAGAACAGAAACTCCACAGTCTGCTGAGCGCACAGTTTGCATATTGGTCTCCTCCCATCTGCCCACCGCACTCTCCTGTTtgtgctgaggaggaggaaggaaaccaaggctccgGACCGTCCCTCAGCACTCacttgaaggggtggcctgcccctccacacctgtgggtatttctagtcgggtgggatgagagactgaggaaagaaataagacacagggaCAAAGTAGAGAGAAACAACAGTGAGCCCAGGGGAGCGgcgctcagcataccaaggatcTGCagaggcaccggcctctgagctccctcagtttttattgattattagttttattattttagcaaaaaaaaaatgtagtaggagggcagggtgataagaaggagaaggtcagcaacgaACAGGTGAGCAACAGAATCTATGTCATAAGGAAGTTCCAGGGAAGCTACCGTGACTGGAgatgcacgtaagccagatttatgtttctctccacccaaacatctcagtggagtaaagaataacaaggcagcattgctgcaaacgtgtctcgcctcccaccatagggcggtttttcccccatctcagaattgaacaaatgtacgatcgggttttataccgagacattcagttcccaggggcaggcaggagacagtggccttcctctctctcaactgcaagaggctttcctctttgactaatccacctcagcacagaccctttactgGTGTAGGGCtcggggacggtcaggtctttctcatcccacgaggccacatttcagactatcacatggggagaatcCTTGGACAACAcgccgctttcaagggcagaggtccctgcggctttccacagtgtattgtgcccctggtttattgagactagagaatggcgatgatttCTACCAAGTATACTTCGTGGAAACAtcttgttaacaaggcacgtcctgcacagccctagatcccttaaaccttgatttcatacaacacatgtttttgtgagcttcaggttgggtcaaagtggctggggcaaagctacacaTTAAAAACATCTCAGGAAAGCAATTGTTGAAaatacaggtctttttcaaaatgaagtctcttatgtctttcctttctacatagacacaggaacagtctgatctctctttcttttgcctacactcactgaactgcccttcccctctgctgGGCCATGACCGCGGAGAACAGGTCCAGTGTCCTCCCTGTGTGTAGCACGGTGGAGGCTCAGACTCCGTCCTCGAGGCTGGCAAGAAGACAGGGTGAGACATGAGCCTCCTGATACAGGTGACAGGTGTGGAACCCACAGGACTGGAACCTCAcactgcagggctggaggcacagaCTATTTACTATTCTGTGGTCTGGGGAGCTCAAGGCACAGAGCTCCTCATTAGCCAGAGTCGCCCAAGTTCCCCAGCCTCTAAGGATTTCCTCACAATAATTCAAGAAGGATAGGAGAACAGTGAGTGTCCATAGACGCTTTGGGGCTCTTCCTCTCATCAGGAGAAAGCTGGTGTGTATTCTtcgcttctttcttttcttttgaaagatccaactgctttaattttcatctttaattatGGGCAAATATACCacgtataaatattaaaaattgtgaatatatattaGTTCATATAGAATGGCCAgtataaacatttacaatttccACTCTTTTTCAGTTTACAGTTTAATGACATTAATTACGTTCACATTGTTCAGCAGCCATCACCGCCACCGTCTCCGGaacagttttatctttcaaaatggaaattgcaccCATTTAGCAagctctccactcctctctctcGCCCACCCCTGGGGGCCACCTTTCTAGTTTGCAACTCTATGAGTTTAACGACTCCAGACACTTGATAGAAAAGTGGAATCATaccgtgtttaatttttttggtttggagacagagtctttctctgtcgttcaggctggagtgcggtggtgtgatctcggctcactgcaacctccacatcgtgggttcaagcgattcttgtgtctcagtctcacgagtagctgggattacaggcgtccgccaccacgcccagctaatttttgtatttttaatagagacgagctttcaccatattgaccaggctggtctcgaactcctgaccttaagtgatccacctggctcagcctcccaaagtgctggggtcacaggtgcgagccactgagcctgggcgtgtttatccttttgggatttatttatttcactgacgaTAATGTCttcgaggttcatccatgctgcggTCTGAGTCAGAAGTGcctgtccttttttttgtttgtttgtttgactttgttttgttttgcgtttccatgcagtctcactctgtcgcccaggctggagtgctgcggcacaatctgggctcagtgcaacctccgcctcccgggttccagcgattcttgtgcctcagcctcccgagtagctgggactataggcacacgccaccacgctcgtctcatgttttgcattttcactagagacagggtttcaccaagatggccaggcttgtcttgaattcctgacctcaggtgatccgcccacctcgttcTTCCAAgatgttgcgattacaggcgtgagccgccgcaccggCCAAAAGTGCCTGCCTTTTTAAGGCTGGAGAGTCTTCCATTGTATGAAGGAACTGCAGTGCgctttttcattcatctgtccacgaacccttgggttgcttccacattttggctgttgcgaataatgctgctatgagcgtGTGTGTACAAATCTGTCTTCCACTCCTGGCTTCTAGTTCTTTTTGGTAGGTACCCACAAATGCAACTGCGGGAACATCTGAGCatactgtttctaatttttccagtGCACGCCATACTACTTTCCCCGTTCCTTCACGGTTTTACATTCCCTCCGATCGTATTGGAGCATTCCTATTTCCTTCTAGTCTCACCAATGCTTGTTTGTTGATCGTATCCATCCTAATGTGTGGTATCTCATTCTTTGTTTGATTTGCGCTTCCCTATGgttagtgattttgaacatcattttagatgcttattggccattgctATATCTTCTTTAGGGACACGTCTACTCGAGTCTTCTGACCATTGTTGATGGAATGCTTTGGGTTTCTTGTTGTTTAGTTCTAGCTGTTCTTTATATATGATGGATATCAGCCTCTTttgagatatatgatttgcaaatatttttcctaatccacgggttatcttttcactcagtTCACAGTGTTTTTCGCTGCACAAAAGTGTCTGTCATTTAGAtgtaatccaaggaatctaattttcttttgttgcctatgcttttggtgtcatatcccagAGAGCATTGCCCAATCTGATGTCATGAAAGTGTGGCCAATGATTTCTTTTAGGCATATGATACTTTTAGCCCTTGgggttaggtctttgatccagtttgtgttaatttttgcacCTGGTGTGACACGGGGTccaccttcattcttctgcatgtggaaatcaagtttctccgacaccatttcttgaaaaggcTGCTTTTCCAGCAATGAGCTTTCTTAGTActcatgttaaaaatcatttgaacctataggtgagaagttatttctgggctcaaaaacaaacgaacaacaaCCGACAACAGATAAGGATACagcatgggctgggcgcggtcgctcacgcctgtaatcccagcagtttg is a window encoding:
- the LOC129050971 gene encoding olfactory receptor 7E24-like: MQTQCRLLVYLFPIFQPSFLGKRCPNDTDPQNLTDVSIFLLLELSEDPELQPVVAGLFLSMCLVMVLGNRLIILAVSPDSHLHTPMYFFLSNLSLPDIGFTSTTVPKMIVDIQSHSRVISYAGCLTQMCLLAIFGGMEERHAPECHGL